One window from the genome of Leptospira johnsonii encodes:
- the murC gene encoding UDP-N-acetylmuramate--L-alanine ligase — protein sequence MESGSIQQRLGFSKPFFLGIGGSGMSSLAHILADAGFQVSGYDGKKSQATENLEKKGVKIFSKLSEIGENIEYDSAIYSSAIRLDSHPIASFFRQKGIRFFHRSEVLHLCFEHLTCIAVGGSHGKTTTTAMTSHILNDLGFSPSVMVGGDVSFLNGVGGRFSSGKIGVFESDESDGTFLNHKAQVRILTNIDEDHLDFYHTREKLLEAFSRFISSGTQTVILDLDDPGISDCLELIQDRSKIFGFTSSSNTNSKAVGFKNLVHYKIENNKLSFDLDGKEIEITSRFPGKHYLTNSLAGVLAAYSLGADPEKAAKSVSGYAGVKRRLEYIGNKNGVDIYDDYGHHPTEVQAVLSSIRELSGGRGKPVILFQPHRYTRTKNLYQDFAKSLDQVETVLLLPIYSAGEDPIPGVSSELIANKMRIRPKVLSGDLGADLTTLKELLKPGDVFVSLGAGNVRDWGLELLKS from the coding sequence ATGGAAAGCGGATCTATCCAACAAAGATTGGGATTTTCCAAACCTTTTTTCCTAGGGATCGGCGGCTCCGGTATGTCCAGCCTGGCACATATATTGGCGGATGCAGGCTTCCAAGTTTCCGGCTATGACGGAAAAAAAAGCCAGGCCACTGAAAACTTAGAGAAGAAGGGAGTCAAAATATTCTCCAAACTTTCGGAGATTGGAGAGAATATCGAATATGACTCTGCGATCTATTCTTCCGCGATCCGTTTAGACTCTCATCCTATCGCTTCCTTCTTTAGGCAAAAAGGGATCCGGTTTTTTCATAGATCGGAAGTTTTACATCTTTGCTTTGAACATCTTACTTGTATAGCGGTGGGGGGTTCTCACGGAAAAACTACAACCACTGCGATGACTTCTCATATACTCAACGATCTGGGATTTTCTCCGTCTGTAATGGTAGGGGGAGATGTTTCTTTTTTGAATGGAGTAGGTGGAAGATTTTCTTCCGGTAAGATCGGGGTTTTTGAATCGGACGAATCCGACGGTACATTCTTAAATCATAAGGCCCAGGTGCGTATTCTTACGAATATAGATGAAGATCATTTAGATTTCTATCATACTCGAGAAAAGTTATTAGAAGCATTTTCTAGATTCATTTCTTCCGGAACCCAAACGGTGATTTTAGATCTGGATGACCCTGGCATATCGGATTGTTTGGAATTAATACAAGACAGGTCTAAAATTTTCGGTTTCACTTCTTCTTCAAATACGAATTCTAAAGCGGTCGGTTTTAAGAATTTAGTACATTATAAAATAGAAAATAATAAGCTGAGCTTCGATTTAGATGGAAAAGAAATCGAAATTACATCCAGATTTCCTGGAAAACATTATCTTACAAATTCACTTGCGGGTGTGCTTGCAGCTTATTCTTTAGGGGCCGACCCCGAGAAAGCTGCCAAGTCTGTTTCCGGATATGCGGGAGTCAAACGCAGGTTAGAATATATAGGAAACAAGAATGGTGTGGATATATATGATGATTACGGCCATCATCCCACCGAAGTTCAGGCAGTTCTTTCTTCTATCCGAGAGTTATCCGGAGGAAGGGGAAAGCCTGTGATCTTATTCCAGCCTCATAGATACACTCGAACCAAAAACTTATATCAGGACTTCGCCAAAAGTTTGGACCAAGTAGAGACAGTTTTACTTCTTCCCATCTATTCCGCGGGCGAAGACCCGATCCCTGGAGTTTCTTCCGAACTCATCGCAAATAAAATGAGGATTAGACCCAAGGTCCTTTCAGGAGATCTTGGAGCCGATCTCACTACGTTGAAAGAGTTGCTAAAGCCTGGAGATGTATTCGTAAGTTTAGGAGCGGGGAATGTTCGGGATTGGGGGCTGGAACTTTTGAAGTCCTAA
- a CDS encoding UDP-N-acetylglucosamine--N-acetylmuramyl-(pentapeptide) pyrophosphoryl-undecaprenol N-acetylglucosamine transferase: MRSVLIAAGGTGGHISPGVALAESLVDRKDSLGISNIFLHSLIRNKDNPDLKQAPCEVVWHNTPSLSGNFVLLPFRYVFQLIRSWIKFRQLGVDAVVGMGGYSSVPALLYAVIFRKKLYLCEQNCIPGKVNRIFFRFADKVAFSFPPKDTKVSCSWEILGNPLRSKTVPKLALKFSEKWDPKKKKQFNVLVMGGSQGARQINNMVVNLMKHEVIQERFRFRMLTGTALYDEVSKKTKDADLISYSDNMAEHYDWANLVIARSGSGVLSECAAYALPMILIPYPFAKDDHQTANAKYMEANGAAALLQQRDEDESKLFRILDSFAQKPELLNEMSIRSLECSHVEASIETVGFFFENTK, encoded by the coding sequence ATGAGATCGGTTTTAATCGCAGCCGGAGGAACCGGAGGCCATATTTCCCCTGGGGTCGCGCTCGCAGAAAGTCTTGTGGATCGAAAAGATTCCTTAGGTATCTCTAATATTTTTCTACATTCTCTTATCCGAAATAAGGATAATCCGGATCTCAAGCAAGCTCCTTGCGAGGTGGTCTGGCATAATACTCCTTCTCTTTCTGGAAATTTTGTTTTATTACCTTTTCGATATGTATTTCAACTGATCCGATCTTGGATCAAATTCAGGCAATTGGGTGTGGACGCAGTCGTCGGAATGGGCGGATATTCCAGCGTTCCTGCTCTTCTTTACGCGGTGATCTTCCGCAAAAAGTTGTACTTATGTGAACAGAACTGTATCCCAGGAAAAGTGAATCGCATATTTTTCAGATTTGCTGATAAGGTCGCTTTCAGCTTTCCTCCTAAGGATACAAAAGTTTCCTGTAGTTGGGAAATATTGGGAAATCCTTTAAGATCCAAAACTGTCCCTAAACTCGCTTTGAAGTTCAGCGAAAAATGGGATCCAAAAAAGAAAAAACAATTTAACGTTTTAGTAATGGGCGGCTCTCAGGGCGCAAGACAGATCAATAATATGGTAGTCAACCTGATGAAACACGAAGTGATCCAGGAGAGATTCCGCTTTAGGATGCTCACTGGGACTGCACTATACGACGAGGTTTCCAAAAAGACAAAGGATGCGGATCTGATCTCTTACTCGGATAATATGGCGGAACATTACGATTGGGCTAACCTAGTAATCGCTCGTTCCGGTTCCGGAGTTCTTTCCGAATGTGCAGCTTATGCTCTTCCAATGATCTTGATCCCTTATCCATTCGCAAAAGACGATCACCAAACAGCGAACGCTAAGTATATGGAAGCAAACGGTGCGGCGGCCTTATTACAACAGAGAGACGAGGACGAAAGTAAATTGTTCCGTATCTTGGATAGTTTTGCACAAAAACCAGAATTATTAAACGAAATGTCTATTAGATCATTAGAATGTTCTCATGTAGAAGCCTCTATTGAAACGGTGGGTTTCTTTTTCGAAAATACGAAATAA
- a CDS encoding FtsW/RodA/SpoVE family cell cycle protein has protein sequence MKALGRKFKDFWESPDSPFDLVLVGTVFFLLLFGICVMYSSSSVTAWREFQDSEYFLKKQLVWALIGLVVFLFFANFPYKRLEKFALGGIIISVFLLILVFIPGIGKSVGTYYGRNFHRWIGIGPYQLQPSEIAKLAVVVYLSSLIVKLKLKENRDPKKFILPAVLLLAVLILILAEPAFGTTMEILFVVIAFVFLFGFPIRNLLLVGLVSLPLAYLLISQVGYRRKRMEVWLDPYRFRYDEGHQLVTSFRAFLDGGWFGNKLASGYAHRYLTYSHTDFVLATYVEDFGFIGFVFFFALVMLLLSRVYVLLKRVQDPFGFYLGAGLLFILGTQFVINSYVVTGLFPITGISLPFMSYGGSSLLVVLAAFGILVNITRKENIGV, from the coding sequence ATGAAGGCTCTCGGGAGAAAGTTCAAAGATTTTTGGGAATCTCCCGATTCCCCCTTCGATCTGGTCCTAGTAGGAACCGTATTCTTTCTTTTACTCTTTGGAATATGCGTGATGTATTCCAGTTCTTCCGTCACCGCATGGAGAGAATTCCAAGATTCAGAATATTTTCTAAAAAAACAATTGGTCTGGGCTTTGATCGGCCTTGTAGTATTCTTATTCTTTGCTAATTTTCCCTATAAACGTTTGGAAAAATTCGCGTTAGGCGGAATTATTATTAGCGTTTTTCTTTTGATCTTAGTGTTTATTCCTGGCATAGGGAAATCGGTTGGGACTTATTATGGAAGGAATTTTCATAGATGGATCGGAATTGGGCCTTACCAATTACAACCTTCCGAGATTGCAAAGTTGGCAGTGGTAGTTTATCTATCTTCTCTCATCGTAAAACTGAAATTAAAAGAGAATCGAGATCCTAAAAAGTTCATTCTCCCTGCGGTTTTATTACTCGCAGTTTTGATCCTGATCTTAGCGGAACCTGCCTTCGGGACCACGATGGAAATTTTGTTCGTGGTGATCGCGTTTGTATTTTTATTCGGGTTCCCAATCCGTAATCTTCTTCTTGTAGGTTTAGTATCTCTACCTTTAGCATATCTCCTGATCAGCCAAGTAGGTTATAGAAGAAAAAGAATGGAAGTTTGGCTAGATCCGTATCGCTTTCGTTACGACGAAGGCCATCAATTAGTGACTTCTTTTAGAGCATTTCTAGATGGTGGCTGGTTTGGAAATAAATTGGCCAGCGGATATGCGCATAGATATTTAACGTATAGTCATACTGACTTCGTTCTTGCTACTTATGTGGAAGACTTCGGGTTTATAGGTTTTGTATTTTTCTTTGCTTTGGTGATGCTACTTCTTTCCAGGGTGTATGTTCTTCTCAAAAGAGTGCAGGACCCATTCGGTTTTTATCTGGGCGCGGGCTTGCTGTTTATTTTAGGGACCCAGTTCGTTATCAATAGTTATGTGGTCACAGGGCTCTTTCCGATTACAGGGATTAGCTTGCCGTTTATGAGTTATGGAGGGTCCTCTCTTCTCGTGGTTTTAGCGGCCTTCGGAATCCTTGTCAATATAACCAGAAAAGAAAACATAGGCGTATGA
- the mraY gene encoding phospho-N-acetylmuramoyl-pentapeptide-transferase, which translates to MFYFLYERFFQDLDSLRLFSYVTVRALMAGLTSMFLTFWFGGRVIDFLHGLKFRESVRDDGPKSHSSKSGTPTMGGLMIVSALVVSVLLWGNLKNSNILLLLVCSVSFATLGFIDDYMKSVKKIKGGMRARTKFAASVVLAAIFCGVFLYSTGEAPKGTTGKILFHLTDLFLPFVKGPILSWGYFAIPFSILVILGSSHGVNLTDGLDGLAGGTAGIVVGTLGLIAYVSGTPVAANYLNIPYLPHAHEYSVFLAALTGALIGFLWFNSHPAQVFMGDTGSLFLGATIGLTCVMLKKEILLVILGGIFVAESLSVILQVGSFKLTQKRIFRMAPLHHHFELGGVPETKVVIRFWIAAIILAIISLSSLKIQ; encoded by the coding sequence ATGTTTTATTTTTTATACGAAAGATTTTTCCAAGATCTAGATTCCTTAAGACTTTTCAGCTATGTAACCGTTCGAGCCCTGATGGCCGGATTAACTTCCATGTTCCTGACTTTTTGGTTTGGGGGAAGGGTGATCGATTTCTTACACGGATTAAAGTTCAGAGAAAGTGTAAGGGACGACGGACCAAAATCTCATAGCTCCAAGTCGGGAACTCCGACGATGGGCGGTTTAATGATAGTATCCGCTTTGGTTGTATCCGTTCTACTTTGGGGAAATTTAAAAAATTCGAATATTCTTCTTCTACTCGTTTGTTCCGTTTCTTTTGCTACTTTGGGATTCATAGACGACTATATGAAATCCGTAAAAAAGATAAAGGGTGGGATGAGAGCTCGTACTAAGTTTGCCGCTTCCGTAGTTTTAGCTGCGATCTTTTGTGGAGTGTTCTTGTACTCTACGGGAGAAGCTCCCAAAGGTACTACAGGAAAAATCCTATTTCATTTGACGGATCTATTTTTGCCTTTCGTAAAAGGGCCGATCTTGTCCTGGGGTTATTTTGCGATCCCATTTTCAATTTTGGTAATATTAGGATCTTCTCATGGAGTCAATCTGACTGACGGTCTGGATGGTCTTGCCGGCGGAACAGCTGGGATCGTGGTCGGTACCTTGGGACTGATAGCTTATGTTTCCGGAACGCCTGTTGCCGCAAATTATTTGAATATTCCTTATCTTCCTCATGCTCATGAATATAGTGTTTTCCTTGCCGCTTTGACAGGAGCATTGATCGGATTTCTTTGGTTCAATAGTCATCCTGCTCAAGTATTTATGGGAGATACGGGATCCTTATTTTTAGGTGCTACCATCGGACTTACTTGCGTGATGTTGAAGAAGGAGATCCTTCTTGTCATTTTAGGAGGGATCTTCGTAGCGGAATCTTTGTCGGTAATCCTACAAGTAGGTTCTTTCAAGCTCACCCAAAAGAGAATTTTCAGAATGGCTCCTTTGCACCACCATTTTGAATTGGGAGGAGTACCTGAAACAAAAGTGGTCATCCGTTTTTGGATCGCGGCCATTATCTTAGCGATCATCTCTTTATCTAGTTTGAAAATACAATGA
- a CDS encoding UDP-N-acetylmuramoyl-L-alanyl-D-glutamate--2,6-diaminopimelate ligase: MNLKLSELLDLFPNIKIISGSYSPDEKIDFVRTDSRKLGPNDLFCLPDSSGDKGVEYAKTSSSRYILIGSKLKIPKLENKIVLKTDLDPESFAGPIASIILGNPSSKIKVIGVTGTNGKTSLTHILAYLGESQGKSCGLIGTTGVKFKGILSDTGYTTPDPCSLQSILKEMYDAGVEYVFMEASSHGLKLGRTNGVQFKAGVFSNLTQDHLDFHPDMEDYLKSKALLFSALNPNQETFGVVDSDAPGGKDFKSFVEASSPNLKIFSLGRSSGEFEIHSEAFSLEKTSYLIRLSEAWGGDTNITTNLLGGFNVRNTALAFVTALGLGWEKESLLSALESIPQIPGRFQIYYSKNKSRMAVVDYAHTPDALENILRSIRESKPKELVALFGCGGDRDKTKRPKMAKIAQELADKVILTSDNPRTEDPESILDDIQAGFTSGYSPMLREVDRAKAILYGISHLKEGGCLLVAGKGHEDYQIIGRDKSHFDDGEEVQKAFDSLA, from the coding sequence CTGAACTTGAAACTTTCAGAGCTCCTTGATCTTTTCCCAAATATTAAGATAATTTCAGGATCTTATTCTCCGGACGAAAAGATCGACTTTGTCCGAACAGATTCCAGAAAATTAGGACCGAATGATCTATTCTGTCTTCCTGATTCTTCCGGAGATAAAGGGGTAGAATACGCCAAAACTTCTTCCTCTAGATATATATTAATAGGATCTAAATTAAAGATTCCGAAATTAGAAAATAAGATAGTTCTTAAGACCGACCTGGATCCGGAAAGTTTTGCCGGTCCGATCGCTTCCATTATTTTAGGAAATCCTTCTTCCAAAATTAAAGTGATCGGAGTTACCGGAACAAACGGTAAAACTTCCTTAACTCATATCTTGGCTTATTTAGGAGAGTCTCAAGGAAAGTCCTGTGGGCTTATCGGAACAACCGGCGTTAAATTTAAAGGGATATTATCCGACACAGGATACACCACTCCCGATCCATGCAGCCTACAATCCATTCTGAAAGAAATGTACGACGCCGGAGTGGAATATGTTTTTATGGAAGCAAGTTCTCACGGATTAAAACTAGGAAGAACGAACGGGGTCCAGTTTAAGGCAGGAGTATTCTCCAATCTTACTCAGGATCATTTGGATTTTCATCCGGATATGGAAGATTATCTAAAAAGTAAGGCTCTTCTATTTTCCGCCTTAAATCCAAATCAGGAAACTTTCGGAGTTGTAGATTCGGATGCTCCCGGCGGAAAAGATTTTAAATCGTTCGTGGAGGCTTCTTCTCCGAACCTGAAAATTTTCTCTCTCGGAAGAAGTTCAGGAGAATTCGAGATCCATTCGGAGGCATTCTCCTTGGAAAAAACTTCTTACCTAATCCGGCTTTCTGAGGCTTGGGGTGGAGATACGAATATTACCACCAATCTTCTGGGCGGCTTCAACGTTAGAAACACTGCACTTGCATTTGTGACTGCGCTCGGTTTGGGTTGGGAGAAGGAGTCGCTTCTCTCGGCTTTGGAAAGTATTCCTCAGATTCCGGGAAGATTTCAGATCTACTATAGTAAAAATAAATCCCGCATGGCTGTGGTGGATTATGCTCATACTCCGGATGCTCTCGAGAATATTTTAAGAAGTATCCGAGAATCCAAACCCAAGGAGTTAGTCGCACTTTTTGGATGCGGTGGAGATAGGGACAAAACCAAACGACCTAAGATGGCAAAGATCGCCCAAGAACTTGCGGATAAGGTGATACTCACTTCTGATAATCCAAGGACAGAAGACCCGGAAAGTATCTTAGATGATATACAGGCAGGCTTTACTTCAGGATATTCTCCAATGCTTAGAGAAGTGGATCGAGCAAAGGCCATTCTGTATGGGATCTCTCATTTAAAGGAAGGAGGCTGTCTACTTGTGGCTGGAAAGGGGCATGAAGACTACCAGATCATCGGTAGGGATAAAAGTCATTTTGATGACGGAGAAGAGGTCCAAAAGGCCTTTGATTCGCTGGCCTAA
- the rsmH gene encoding 16S rRNA (cytosine(1402)-N(4))-methyltransferase RsmH — protein sequence MENELEPVHYSVLYREILSFFLSVFDKDRELLFLDGTAGEGGHSLLLLEQFPNSKLVLVDRDSVMLSRAQARLSAHSSRVIPIEANFSDLDLEFLNGFGITNPPDGILLDLGISTFHLLHAGRGFSFRENEPLDMRLSSSGGISAEDVINTYPEKALSKIFYEYGEERWTKKIVEAILERRRHARIGYSGDLAQLVSRVIPRKFWPPGRHPATRVFQALRIEVNQELLHIEIGVKKLLDLVAKGGLLQVISFHSLEDRIIKNLFRDYARNGEAKLLTKKPVLPTEAETKENPASRSAKLRVIHKSLPTDTEDEEEDEEE from the coding sequence TTGGAAAACGAATTGGAACCTGTCCATTATTCGGTATTATATCGGGAGATTCTTTCCTTCTTTCTTTCCGTATTTGATAAGGACCGAGAACTCCTTTTTTTGGACGGAACAGCGGGAGAAGGAGGACATAGTCTTCTACTCTTAGAACAATTTCCCAATTCAAAACTGGTCTTAGTGGATCGGGACTCAGTCATGTTGTCCAGGGCCCAAGCAAGACTTTCCGCTCATTCTTCCAGAGTCATTCCTATCGAAGCCAATTTTTCGGATTTGGACCTAGAGTTCTTGAACGGCTTTGGGATTACCAATCCGCCCGATGGTATCCTTTTGGATTTGGGAATTTCTACATTTCATTTATTACATGCAGGGAGAGGTTTTAGTTTTAGAGAGAACGAACCTTTGGATATGAGGCTTTCTTCCTCCGGTGGGATCTCCGCGGAAGATGTGATCAATACTTATCCTGAAAAAGCTTTGAGTAAAATTTTTTACGAGTATGGGGAAGAGCGTTGGACCAAAAAGATCGTAGAAGCGATCTTAGAAAGAAGAAGACATGCTAGAATAGGTTACTCGGGAGATCTTGCACAATTGGTTTCCAGAGTGATTCCTAGAAAGTTTTGGCCTCCTGGTAGACATCCTGCCACTAGGGTTTTCCAAGCTCTGAGGATAGAAGTAAATCAGGAACTTCTTCATATAGAGATCGGTGTCAAAAAACTTTTGGATCTGGTCGCAAAGGGCGGGCTATTACAAGTGATCTCTTTCCATTCTTTGGAAGATAGGATCATTAAGAACTTATTCAGGGACTATGCAAGAAATGGAGAAGCTAAACTTCTCACCAAAAAGCCTGTGCTTCCAACCGAAGCAGAGACGAAAGAAAATCCTGCTTCTCGTTCCGCGAAATTACGTGTCATCCATAAATCCCTTCCTACCGATACTGAAGATGAAGAGGAGGACGAAGAAGAATGA
- a CDS encoding methyl-accepting chemotaxis protein — MQKSSLKFILLGAGIVILTILTLLISGNAYYFGQKKITENHLNQMQSVVAVVAQEFDEFLLSNTNVAKTLASDPRTIQTALTGKPIAGDFFKEVHQRYGIYENIFVMSLDGEKRILADSLDGKSLGYKAKGDELKDNVIAVQEGKHYLGPPQKSPITGLPVAVISVPIRNGGNIVGVLNIALSFEDVSEKVINKIRIGEQGYVSVMSQTGLVIAHPKKEMIMNLDVAKEPYGQKMLELKSGEIFEFSFKGADRYSTVSRLDQWRMSVIAIQPKAEVREALGELLLSIGLISLVTVAISIFLLYVLLKKRLDPLENASKLFQVMAQGDLTSDIQVVYSDEIGAMSADLNSFIASLRSSLKDIQRIAMELASSAEELTVSSQSFATGAQSTAASSEQMSATVEEMSAGMENISSVTDRQYSNILEFHTKIKELSSGVRKIGTEIKNTLQIAESISQEAKRGESSLTGMSNMIENILKSSGEMKSIIGIINDISDQTQLLALNAAIEAARAGEAGKGFAVVAEEISKLSVKTASSIKSIGEMINKNNSELDEGAKGIRSSVEILHSIIKNVDTVGEAMSHLFEITSAQESVNKSVDEQSDRVGTEAEGVKLATDEQKRAVREIAQVITQINEHTLNTASGSEQMSSSAQNLATTAEILKNITEKFKI; from the coding sequence ATGCAAAAAAGCAGTTTAAAATTCATTCTTCTAGGCGCAGGCATCGTTATTCTCACAATATTAACGTTATTGATCTCGGGCAATGCCTACTATTTCGGTCAGAAAAAGATCACCGAAAACCATTTAAACCAAATGCAAAGCGTGGTGGCCGTGGTCGCTCAAGAGTTCGACGAATTCTTACTATCTAACACTAACGTAGCTAAAACGTTAGCATCAGATCCGAGAACAATACAAACCGCACTCACAGGAAAACCGATCGCTGGGGACTTCTTCAAAGAGGTGCATCAACGATACGGGATTTATGAAAATATTTTCGTGATGAGCTTAGACGGAGAAAAAAGGATCTTAGCGGATAGCTTGGACGGAAAGTCTCTTGGTTATAAAGCAAAAGGTGACGAGCTGAAGGACAACGTCATCGCAGTACAAGAAGGAAAACATTATTTAGGACCTCCTCAAAAATCACCGATTACAGGACTTCCCGTTGCAGTGATCTCAGTTCCGATCCGTAACGGTGGAAACATCGTAGGAGTATTGAACATAGCTCTCTCCTTTGAAGACGTTTCCGAAAAAGTTATCAACAAGATCCGCATTGGAGAACAAGGTTACGTTTCCGTAATGAGCCAAACAGGTCTCGTGATCGCTCACCCCAAAAAAGAAATGATCATGAACCTTGACGTGGCCAAAGAACCCTACGGCCAAAAGATGTTGGAACTAAAGAGTGGAGAAATTTTCGAATTCAGTTTTAAAGGCGCGGATCGTTACTCCACAGTTTCCAGATTAGACCAGTGGAGAATGTCCGTAATCGCAATCCAACCTAAAGCGGAAGTAAGAGAAGCGTTAGGAGAACTTTTACTCTCTATTGGATTGATCAGCTTAGTTACAGTAGCAATTTCCATTTTTCTACTTTATGTTCTTTTAAAGAAGAGATTGGATCCTTTGGAGAATGCTAGCAAACTTTTCCAGGTCATGGCCCAGGGCGATCTGACCTCGGACATCCAAGTCGTATACAGTGACGAGATTGGCGCAATGAGTGCGGATCTGAATTCTTTTATCGCAAGTCTCAGATCTTCCTTAAAGGATATCCAACGTATTGCGATGGAACTGGCATCCTCTGCGGAAGAATTGACCGTGTCTTCCCAAAGTTTCGCGACCGGCGCTCAATCCACTGCAGCTTCTTCCGAACAAATGTCGGCAACTGTAGAAGAGATGTCCGCAGGTATGGAGAATATTTCTTCGGTTACAGACAGGCAATATTCGAATATATTAGAATTTCATACTAAAATAAAAGAGTTGTCTTCCGGGGTTAGAAAGATAGGCACAGAGATCAAAAACACTCTACAGATCGCCGAATCCATATCCCAAGAGGCAAAAAGAGGAGAAAGTTCTCTCACCGGAATGAGCAACATGATAGAAAATATCCTGAAGTCTTCCGGAGAAATGAAATCAATTATCGGGATCATCAACGATATTTCCGACCAAACACAGCTACTCGCGCTGAACGCCGCGATCGAGGCAGCAAGAGCGGGAGAAGCAGGAAAAGGATTTGCAGTCGTCGCAGAAGAGATATCCAAACTTTCGGTCAAAACTGCTTCTTCCATCAAATCTATAGGAGAGATGATCAATAAGAATAACTCCGAATTGGACGAAGGCGCCAAAGGGATCCGCTCCTCTGTGGAGATCCTACATAGCATCATCAAAAACGTGGACACTGTCGGCGAAGCGATGAGCCATCTGTTCGAGATCACTTCTGCCCAAGAATCAGTGAATAAGTCCGTGGACGAACAATCGGATCGTGTAGGAACAGAAGCAGAAGGTGTTAAACTCGCAACTGATGAACAAAAAAGAGCGGTAAGAGAGATCGCTCAGGTAATTACTCAGATCAACGAGCATACTTTAAATACCGCGTCCGGATCCGAACAGATGTCTTCATCCGCTCAGAACCTTGCTACTACCGCGGAAATACTGAAAAATATAACCGAAAAATTTAAAATCTAA